The following coding sequences lie in one Helicoverpa zea isolate HzStark_Cry1AcR chromosome 2, ilHelZeax1.1, whole genome shotgun sequence genomic window:
- the LOC124636307 gene encoding uncharacterized protein LOC124636307: MIIFCISMMLIISTFGQYCDDILCANVIDEVCGMASLEDGTQIIKKYKNLCFMRKKECELGPFVEINQVEDELCNIKKSGNEDHSLGESRRASDFSIVGSYQACNHTCPTYCTDIYDPACAQIWRPNMQSFSCRIMINHCHIDLYSCVSGLNVTIIALSKCYKNPSALHFMQNVAALKSIHLMDNSLEEHELRRSGRRTNSPQPNEDIKTKLKKHLEEVVRRIFNKYRKGSEPKSLT, encoded by the exons atgataattttttgTATTTCGATGA TGTTGATAATCTCGACATTTGGACAATATTGTGACGACATATTGTGTGCTAATGTCATCGACGAGGTTTGCGGAATGGCGTCGTTGGAGGACGGCACtcaaattataaagaaatataaaaatttatgCTTCATGAGAAAAAAGGAGTGCGAACTGGGACCTTTTGTGG AAATTAATCAAGTAGAAGACGAGCTATGCAACATCAAGAAGAGTGGTAATGAAGACCACAGTTTAGGGGAGAGTCGTCGTGCAAGTGATTTTAGCATAGTGGGTTCATACCAAGCGTGCAACCACACTTGTCCGACCTACTGCACTGATATCTACGACCCGGCGTGCGCGCAGATCTGGAGGCCAAACATGCAATCGTTTTCATGCAGAATTATGATAAACCACTGTCATATTGACCTGTACTCTTGTGTTTCTGGCTTAA ATGTGACTATAATAGCCCTAAGTAAATGCTACAAGAATCCGTCAGCCCTACATTTTATGCAGAACGTAGCGGCTCTGAAATCAATTCACTTAATGGATAATTCGCTAGAAGAGCATGAGCTGCGCCGGTCGGGACGCAGAACAAATTCACCACAACCTAACGAGGAcatcaaaacaaaacttaaaaaacatttaGAAGAAGTCGTTAgaagaatttttaataaatatcgtAAAGGATCTGAACCAAAATCCTTGACATAA